The Brachyhypopomus gauderio isolate BG-103 chromosome 7, BGAUD_0.2, whole genome shotgun sequence genome has a window encoding:
- the fam49bb gene encoding CYFIP-related Rac1 interactor B, with product MGNLLKVLTCTDLDEEPNFFLDFENAQPTEAERDTWEEVDVVLKDARDVLDELQAYKGATQEIREAIQNPSDEGLQEQAWSAVLPLVGKLRTFYQFSQRLEAALHSLLRALTNETYSDPTQHLEREQALAKQFAEILHFTLCFDELKMTNPAIQNDFSYYRRTLSRMRMNNVPTEGESEVNNELANRISLFYADATPMLKTLSDGTTKFVSENKTLPIENTTDVLSTMASVCKVMLETPEYRSRFSREDTVSFCLRVMVGVIILYDYVHPVGAFSRSSKIDMKGCIKVLKDQPPNSVEGLLNALRYTTKHLHDESTAKTIKSMLQ from the exons ATGGGGAACCTCCTGAAAGTGTTGACGTGTACAGACCTGGATGAGGAGCCCAATTTCTTCCTCGACTTTGAAA ATGCACAGCCTACAGAGGCGGAGCGGGACACCTGGGAAGAAGTGGACGTTGTCCTGAAGGATGCGCGGGACGTCCTCGACGAGCTTCAGGCCTATAAAGGAGCAACGCAGGAGATAAgagag gcCATCCAGAACCCCAGCGACGAGGGTCTACAGGAGCAGGCGTGGAGCGCTGTGCTGCCCCTCGTGGGCAAACTCAGAACCTTCTACCAGTTCTCCCAGAGATTAG AAGCAGCACTCCACAGTCTACTGCGGGCCCTGACCAATGAGACGTACAGCGACCCCACGCAGCACCTGGAGCGCGAGCAGGCCCTCGCCAAGCAGTTCGCTGAGATCCTGCATTTCACGCTCTGCTTTGACGAGCTGAAG ATGACGAATCCTGCTATTCAGAATGACTTCAGTTACTACCGGAGGACTCTGAGCCGCATGAGGATGAATAATGTTCCA acagagggagaaagcgAGGTCAACAACGAGCTGGCCAATAGGATATCTCTATTTTACGCCGACGCCACGCCCATGCTGAAGACACTGAGCGATGGCACGACGAAGTTTGTGTCTGAG AACAAGACCCTGCCGATTGAGAACACGACAGATGTGTTGAGCACTATGGCCAGCGTCTGCAAAGTCATGTTGGAGACACC GGAGTACCGGAGCCGTTTTAGCAGGGAGGACACCGTGTCCTTCTGCCTGAGGGTCATGGTGGGGGTCATCATCCTCTACGACTACGTCCATCCTGTTGGCGCCTTCTCCAGGTCCTCCAAAATAGAC ATGAAAGGGTGCATAAAAGTCCTCAAAGATCAGCCTCCAAACAGCGTGGAAGGCCTGTTAAACGCTCTCAG GTACACGACAAAGCATCTGCACGATGAATCGACTGCTAAGACCATTAAGAGCATGCTCCAGTGA